From Bombina bombina isolate aBomBom1 chromosome 1, aBomBom1.pri, whole genome shotgun sequence:
tgcTTAAATGTTAATTATGGATATAATCCAAAGTGATAGGATCTGTAATAAGTGCTAGATCTCTAACTTCTTATCATATTTCTAATTTTGTCCTGATGTTTATGTAAAAAGTAAATTAAGTGCTAAAGGTTGGACAAACTGTTATATAAGGATTTTGATGGAGTTTAAAGTCGAGGAATTTAGCATATTATGTGATagtaatatatctatttatttttgttctgtttCAAATTCCAGAATCTCGATTTGTATTCCTTAAAACATGTAATGTCATATAAGATGTActtcaataaaaagagagaaaaaaaatgcacactatctaaatcatgaatgtttaaatttgaatttattgtccctttaaacgtgaataaaagtcaaaattaaacttttattatcagttacctttttctcttggtatccttttttaagacTTAGATTGAGCATACTGGGGTAGTCTCagcagtgtgcatgtgtattgagcacagtttatttgtttttacattttttcactatacatttttatatatatatatatattgcatactttGTGTCAATATGTTATGTCCTTTTTCGAGGCTTGTAGCATAGGATTGTATATAGCAGAATAATACACCATAAATAGTGTTTCATTTGGATAAAatagtttaaatggacagtaaagtcataattagacatccatgattcagacaaagcatgcaattttgaaaaatgtttccaatctactactatgatttaatttgcttccttctcttgttattctttgctgaaaggtttatctaggaaagctcaggagcagcaaaaaacctaagttctagctgctgattggtgactgcataaatACCAACTGTCATTGGCTCCGCCATGTATTCAGCTagaacccagtagtgcattgctgctccttcaacaaatgataccaagagaattaaccagattagataatagaagtaaactgaaaagttgtttaaaattgtatgttctacctaaatcctgaaagaacatttttttttcttttgtgtaagatATGGACCAATGGATACCTTGGATAACATGGACTCTAAAATTACTTTCACTGTTAGATTTCTGGTTATATTGCCATACTTTGTGCTAATGTCTTTTTAGAAGTTTACATGGCGGAGGCTTGTAGCCTAAGATTGTATATACAAGAAAAACTCACCATAGTGTTTCATTTGGATAAAATAGTTTATTTGTTCAACTTACAAATACATAGTAAATAATTTGTATAAAATGTAGAAAGTTATAAAGCAAGTGACCCTTGGATACCAGGTATAACGTTCAAGAAACTGTTGGCCAAGGAAGACCTGAAGCTTCCTAGGACTAGTTTATACTCTGCATACCACCTAGAATACTTCTTTATTATATACAAAAGGAGCAGTGTATTATTAGTTTGGAAAATAATAGAAATTGTGCTGAAGCACAGAAGACAGGAGGTTAGAAGGAAAAATGgcagcttccgcaggccagaaatAAAAGGATTATGAAGATGGAACCTTATGAGACAGGCTTCAGGGAGAATAAGGTGTAGGTTTGTACTGAAAAAAAGGTAATAGGTTGCTGCAAATATGCAGTGCAGGTAAATAGTAGGGTCATGGTTCACAGAGAGGGAAATATGAGGAACAGCCACCAGATGTAGGGATAAGCTGGGATAGGAGGCACCTGCATCATTAATGTTAAAACATTTGAAGAGGGCTACAAGCATCTTGGAATCGAGACAGACTGCTGGGAGACAGGAAAAGTGATGGCAGTAATGAATGGATTTCAGTGCTACTGGATACAAGGTGGGGTCACTATGAGGTTAGAGTGTGCAGAGGTCAGTGGCAGGAATGAGCAAACCTGTTCTCAGCCCACTCAACAGGCTAGGATTTTAGGATATCATTTGTTAATAACAGGTAGCTTATCGGTGGCTCAGTCATTTTGATTGCGGTCAGGTAAGAGTATGATCAATCGTGTTTGGAGAAGGCCTGGGGACAGATTTGCTGAACACCTCGTCTGTAGCACAGGAGAGGTATTAAGTCAGAGCCTGCACATGAGATGTCTAACGGAATTGCCAAACAAATTATCTTGTTCCTCTGTTGTATTTCAAGTGTGTTGGGTTTTGCAGATGGCTGCTTCTTGAGGGGGCACTTACAGCTCAGTGTGAAGCAAGACGTTGGCTTTCTTCATGTTTGTGACCACTGTAGGAGCAAGAGTAACACAAAATAAAATGGATGTTGATATTTCTGTATAGGTTGCTTTAGATGTATCTATATTGCTTGATGTTTCTTTACTTCCCACTTCCCACCCCCACCTCTATACCTCTTACAATCCTTCTTTTCTTGTGCCTCTCACCTATGTCCCTCACAAACCCCTATCCTCTCTCTATGCTTGTTATATTATTGTCTTGTCATACCCTGATTCACATCCTTGCCCTTATGTTTGGTATTTTATATTCCTGTCCTCgctcagtattttttatttaagttatgGGAACATTCTTCCGTTAATTTCTTTACTCTGTGCCTATCATAATTCTACACTCACTCTATATCGTTCATACTCCCACAGTGCGCCCCTCTCTTTACCTACTTTCTATCTCTCGACCTATGCCTCCCACATTTGCACTAAATCACTGACTGATTCTCAAAGTCTGTGTCTGTTCTCATAATGACACACTTACATTCAGGTATGTCACCAGATTCATAGGCATACAGTCGGTTTCCATATCTGCCAGTTAAGTCAGTTCGAACTGTCATTGAGGGATCTGTGGGCAGAGAAAGAGTTTTAGACAAAGAAGAACAAAGGCCTTTTAACTCTACTTTTTCctgaataaaaaaagagaaaactcACCAACAAACATGATCCTTGGCACATAGTGTCCATCTGGGGACTGGTTCTCATCAGCTACAGGGTGCTGTAAGAAAAGTGGTAACATAGCAGTGTCATATCAGTGTGAAGGTATGAATGCCGCAgttgtatattatattgtgtagTGGTCATTGAGAATACGGCAGTGGAGAATCACAATGTGTGCAGGGAGTAGGAAGGCCAATGGATGTTTGGGCCACAATTATATTTTTTTGAGGACAATGAAAATAATTGGGCCCTAAATATCTCTATGTGAAACTTTAAGGGCATGTATCAGGAAGACATCTCAACGTGGTGGGATTACTTGGCATTtgggtcatttttaaaaaaataagtgcaGGGATAATGGCAGAAGAGGCAATCATAGCCCCTTGGCCACAGGAGAGGATAACATGGACCTTTACAACAAATGCCAGTAATGACTGATGATGTGATAACAAAATGGACCTATTATAATGAAATGAGTGAGGACACAATCATTAAAAATGTATAGGTGGGGAGTACGGGGAAATGTTGAAAAGCATTAggccagtgtttcccaaacccagtctttaggacccttactcaggccagatattcgttatatcttaactagagcacaggtgaaacaatcagctcacccatcagctgattatttcactagtgctctagttaaagtgacagtcaacaccagattttttgttgtttaaaaagaaagataatccatgaCCCTTTATtaacgattccccagttttgcataaccaacactgttatagaaatacactttttacctctgtgatttaccttgtatcaaagcctctgcaagctgcccccttatttcagttattttgacagacttgcattttagccaatcagtgctcaatacagggtaacttcacatgcatgagctcaatgttatctatatgaaacacatgaactaatgccctctagtggtcaaaatgcattcagattagaggtagtcttcaaggtctaagaaattagcaaatgaacctcctagaattagctttcaactaagaatatgaagagaacaaagcaaaattggtgataaaagtaaattggaaagttgtttaaaattacattccctatttaaatcgtgaaagatttctttggacttgactgtccctttaagatataatgcaTATCTGGTCTGAGTAAGGGtttctgaggactgggtttgggaaacacatTGTTCTTGATGTAGGCTACAAAAAGACAGTCCTAAATGGTAATTATGAGGAGGCTGCAACCTTTTTAAAGAGTCTGTTTAACAATCATATTGTTCTGATAAACTTACCACCAGATTAATCATTATAAAGTCTTCCTTAGCCAGTTTCTGTGCCAGTGGATCTGCTACGAAGGCTGCCTTCAGGGCTAAGCAGGAGACAGAGCCAGGTTACTATTAAATCACCTAAACACACCCATGTATGTTCCCTTTAACAAACACGCACCCCTCCCTTAGCTTATACCAGAGTGTTAATTCACATTAAAGACCATGTGACATATTATTTGAGGTCTGTTCTCTTGATTATACTATGGAAAAGCAAAAATCACATATGCAGATCTCTTCCTGGGTGATTGAAAGCAAATTTATATTTTCAAATACTAAACAAGAGGTTAgaaaaatgcattaaagggacactgaacccacattttttcttttgtgattcagatagagcatgcaattttaagcaactttctaatacactcctattatcaaattttcttcattcttttgttatctttatttgaaaagcaataatataagtttagatgccggcccaattttggtgaacaacttgggttgttcttgctgattggtggataaattcatccaccaataaataactgCTGTCCAGTGCgcagaaccaaaaattgtctggctccttagatgccttctctttcaaataaagatagcaagagaacgaagaagaattgctaataggagtaaattagaaagttgcttaaaattgcatgctctatctgaatcatgaaagaaaaaaattgggttcagtgtccctttaaataaaaatctatttcTTAAGCGGTATTTGAAAATATCCAAATAACTGCATTTAATCTTCCAGGTCTGTTATTCACTTAATCCATTTTAGTGTTTTCTACCACTTCTCACATTTATGCCCACCTTTGGCATTCACAGACTCCCCACATATTTGCCTTCCAATGCAGAGCAATGAATATACTGCAGTATCTGCTGTGCTCACCTTGGCTGTAGGGACAATCCTCCAAGTGATGAATGACCATTAGGGGTTTCTTGCTGCAGACAAAAACAACAAGATTATAAGGATAACATAGGGAGACAATGAATGCGACAGTGATAGAGAGTACTTTTGTACACTCAAATGTTTGCACTTTATGACTGGGTTATAGAAAAGCAAAAACATGCTTAATGCAAGACTGAAAATATCAAAATAGACtacactctcaaaccagactgcGTACTCATCCCtggccctgcaaaactcacagccctgggtgctctccagcacttacagatacacagctttcagggactcaaaTAACCCCAGCCAAGCCTGAGTGCaaatggaaaattacaaaacaaaagtaTGAGAAAGatggaaaaaatattaaagggacaggttactttaacatttttattgtttaaaaaggtagataatccctttattacctattccccagttttgcataaccaacactgttatattaatctattttttacctctgtgattaccttgtatctaagcttctgcagattgcgccttatctcagttctttttacaaacttgccttttagccaattagtgctggttcatgcctaactccacgggagtgagcacagtgctatcaatatggcacatgtgaactagtactgtctggctgagataagaggcggtctgcaggtgcttagaaacaggcagagatttagagtttataaaatgtattaataaaacgatgttggttgtgtaaagctggggagtgggtagtaaaggcgttatctatctttttaaacaataaaaaaaaaaaaaaaaagtagatagtccctttaaggtgcaactTAAAATCTACTTCCCTGTCACAGCCTCTGAAATGGTTACATACTATGGCTCACCTTGTCCTGGACTTGGctaaagcctcttcatatgtctgAGCCCACTCAATGTCATCTCCCCAGCCTGTAGAAACATGAAGCATTTGGTATCAGGAGAGGATTATCATAAAACTACACTACAAGCAGGATATTAGGGACATTATTTATGCCGTGCAAATAATCTGATTTCTCTGTCTGCACCGTAATACATAAGATTTATTAGATTGCCCTCCCCTGCCATTCAGGGCCTGTGTTAAGATAAAATCAAATATCACCACACAATGAAGCTAGACGTGTGGTTCTTAAAACATTTGTGCTTACATGGAATATCTACACTCCAGCAAACAATTAGTATTAAAATATCATAATATTGTGTGTGAGGGTGTCACAGAACATATATTTCCAAAGCTCGTACCACACTGTTTATGAAGAGACTTACCTCTGGCCAGTGTTTGTGGGGCGGTTGCAGTTTTCTGGGGCGCCTCTGTCTGTGATTTGGCAGTGTCGTTGGCCTCTACTGGTGCTGCTGCTTTCTTTGGCTTTCTCAGAGCAGCATTACTCAGTGCACAACACAGGAGCAAGAGGCAACATAATGACAGGCTGGGCTGCATAGTGGCTACAGAGAACAGAGACTAGTGCAGTCTGTTGGGAGACAAGATAGACACTATTACTGTTTAAGGTCACAGCACCCATCACCTTAGCAAGAAAATGATCCAGTCTATGTGCTGTCATATCTCCTGGGCAGACTTGTCATTCTGATGTCTGTTACCTTTAATATTATTTGTATTGACTTCTAACCACTACTTGTGCTAACCTATTTTAGCTTTGAAAGTCTATACTAGCTGTATGTTAGCTGTTGCAGTCTCTATTACCTAAACTGTGCAGTATATATGTTGCAGTCAATATGTGCCCATTTCAGTCTAGGTTACCTGTTGAAGGCTCTTTACCTGATTATGCAGTGTCAGGTGAATGAGGAAAGTACTAGTCCAGTGAACATGGTGGATGTATTTATACTAGACAAGGAGGTGGCTGCCAAAGATAAACGTCAGCCTTAGCACCAGGATGTCCTGATCCCTGCAGGCTCACTGACCCAGCCCTGGGAGCTGCCCCCAGCAACACCTGCCTTTTTCCTTAGGCATCTATTGTTGGCTTAGTACAGGTATGCAGGGACCACACCCGCAGACTGCCTGGATGTGTCCTAAAGGTATTGGCTGTTCATGCCCCAGGATACGGGGAACAAAGTCACTCACAGTGCACCCTCACTCTGCACGCTGgtcttattaacccttaaagctagtTGGGGGAACATAGAACAGTATCTATTGCAAATCATGCCCCAGGagcttgatatatacacagcactgATTAAACTGTGACTCCTCTTATGCACAGATCACAATAGTATAAATATATCAAATGaaaaactcagtttcttttggagtTGTTTCCTTATTTAATACAGAGCAATAGCCATTTGAATGCACATGGATGAATATTAAATGGGTTGTGATTTCAGTGCACCAGATCTCTGATGGATTAATAAATACTCTCTTGTGTTCAGCTTTACAGTATACATTAGTTCTATATAAAGATATACCATTATTCAGCTTTACAGTATACATTAGTTCTATATAAAGATATACCATTATTCAGCTTTACAGTATACATTAGTTCTATATAAAGATATACCATTATTCAGCTTTACGCTGAAAGATTGCTCAATCTaaagaaataacaataataacCCATATATTGATAAGAAATAATTCTCATTATTTATCCTATATGTACTGAGGTCTATTTGAGAGTGTGAGTGCAAAAAGAGTGCAGTATAAAGACAGCAGAAAGGTGAGAACATTTCTGTGTTATCAGGGCAATTGCAGAGCAGTATGTGGCCCATTAGGGCAATAACACTGTAGTAAGAAGTTAATATTAGTAatgtgtgagggcaataacagtgtaataagaaggtaatattagtgctatgtgagggcaataacagtgtagtatgaaggtaatattagtgctgtgtgagggcaaaaacagtgcagtatgaaggtaatattagtgctgtgtgagggcaataacagtgcagtatgaaggtaatattagtgctgtgtgagggcaaaaacagtgcagtatgaaggtaatattagtgctgtgtgagggcaataacagtgcagtatgaaggtaatattagtgctgtgtgagggcaataacagtgcagtatgaaggtaatattagtgctgtgtgagggcaataacagtgcagtatgaaggtaatattagtaatgtgtgagggcaataacagtgtagtatgaaggtaatattagtgctgtgtgagggcaataacagtgcagtatgaaggtaatattagtaatgtgtgagggcaataacagtgcagtatgaaggtaatattagtgctgtgtgaggacaataacagtgcagtatgaaggtaatattagtgctgtgtgagggcaaaaacagtgcagtatgaaggtaatattagtgctgtgtgagggcaataacagtgcagtatgaaggtaatattagtgctgtgtgagggcaataacagtgcagtatgaaggtaatattagtgctgtgtgagggcaataacagtgcagtatgaaggtaatattagtgctgtgtgagggcaataacagtgcagtatgaaggtaatattagtaatgtgtgagggcaataacagtgtagtatgaaggtaatattagtgctgtgtgagggcaataacagtgcagtatgaaggtaatattagtaatgtgtgagggcaataacagtgcagtatgaaggtaatattagtgctgtgtgaggacaataacagtgcagtatgaaggtaatattagtgctgtgtgagggcaataacagtgcagtatgaaggtaatattagtattgtgtgagggcaataacagtgcagtatgaaggtaatattagtgctgtgtgagggcaataacagtgtagtatgaaggtaatattagtgctgtgtgaggacaataacagtgcagtatgaaggtaatattagtgctgtgtgaggacaataacagtgcagtatgaaggtaatattagtattgtgtgagggcaataacagtgcagtatgaaggtaatattagtgctgtgtgagggcaataacagcacagtatgaaggtaatattagtgctgtgtgagggcaataacagtgcagtatgaaggtaatattagtgctgtgtgagggcaataacagcacagtatgaaggtaatattagtgttgtctgagggcaataacagtgcagtatgaaggtaatattagtgctgtgtgagggcaataacagtgcagtatgaaggtaatattagtgctgtgtgagggcaataacagtgcagtatgaaggtaatattagtgctgtgtgagggcaataacagtgcagtatgaaggtaatattagtgctgtgtgagggcaataacagtgcagtatgaaggtaatattagtgctgtgtgagggcaataacagtgcagtatgaaggtaatattagtgctgtgtgagggcaataacagtgtagtatgaaggtaatattagtaatgtgtgagggcaataacagtgcagtatgaaggtaatattagtgctgtgtgagggcaataacagtgcagtatgaaggtaatattagtgctgtgtgagggcaataacagtgcagtatgaaggtaatattagtgctgtgtgagggcaataacagtgcagtatgaaggtaatattagtgctgtgtgagggtaataacagtgcagtatgaaggtaatattattGCTGTGTGAGGGCaaaaacagtgcagtatgaaggtaatattagtgctgtgtgagggcaataacagtgcagtatgaaggtaatattagtgctgtgtgagggcaataacagtgcagtatgaaggtaatattagtgctgtgtgagggcaaaaacagtgcagtatgaaggtaatattagtgctgtgtgagggcaataacagtgcagtatgaaggtaatattagtgctgtgtgagggcaataacagtgcagtatgaaggtaatattagtgctgtgtgaggacAATAAAAGtgtagtatgaaggtaatattagtgctgtgtgagggcaataacagtgtaatatgaaggtaatattagtgctgtgtgagggaaataacagtgcagtatgaaggtaatattagtgctgtgtgaggacaataacaatgtagtatgaATGTAATATTAGTGCTATGTGAGGacaataacagtgcagtatgaaggtaatattagtgctgtgtgaggacaataacaatgtagtatgaaggtaatattagtgctatgtgagggcaataacagtgcagtatgaaggtaatattagtgctgtgtgagggcaataacagtgcagtatgaaggtaatattagtgctatGTGAGGacaataacagtgcagtatgaaggtaatattagtgctgtgtgaggacaataacaatgtagtatgaAGGTAATACTAGTGCTatgtgagggcaataacagtgcagtatgaaggtaatattagtgctgtgtgagggcaataacagtgcagtatgaaggtaatattagtgctgtgtgagggcaataacagtgcagtatgaaggtaatattagtgctgtgtgaaggcaataacagtgcagtatgaaggtaatattagtgctgtgtgaggacAATAAAAGtgtagtatgaaggtaatattagtgctgtgtgagggcaataacaatgtagtatgaaggtaatattagtgctgtgtgagggcaataacagtacagtatgaaggtaatattagtgctgtgtgaggacAATAACAGtgtagtatgaaggtaatattagtgctgtgtgagggcaataacagtgtagtatgaaggtaatattagagctgtgtgagggcaataacagtgcagtatgaaggtaatattagtgctatgtgagggcaataacagtgcagtatgaaggtaatattagtgctgtgtgaggacAATAACAGtgtagtatgaaggtaatattagtgctgtgtgagggcaataaaagtgcagtatgaaggtaatattagtaatgtgtgagggcaataacagtgtagtatgaaggtaatattagtgctgtgtgagggcaataacagtgcagtatgaaggtaatattagtaatgtgtgagggcaataacagtgcagtatgaaggtaatattagtgctgtgtgaggacaataacagtgcagtatgaaggtaatattagtgctgtgtgagggcaataacagtgcagtatgaaggtaatattagtattgtgtgagggcaataacagtgcagtatgaaggtaatattagtgctgtgtgagggcaataacagtgtagtatgaaggtaatattagtgctgtgtgaggacaataacagtgcagtatgaaggtaatattagtgctgtgtgaggacaataacagtgcagtatgaaggtaatattagtatTGTGTGAGGGCAATcacagtgcagtatgaaggtaatattagtgctgtgtgaggg
This genomic window contains:
- the LOC128645689 gene encoding anterior gradient protein 2, yielding MQPSLSLCCLLLLCCALSNAALRKPKKAAAPVEANDTAKSQTEAPQKTATAPQTLARGWGDDIEWAQTYEEALAKSRTSKKPLMVIHHLEDCPYSQALKAAFVADPLAQKLAKEDFIMINLVHPVADENQSPDGHYVPRIMFVDPSMTVRTDLTGRYGNRLYAYESGDIPELVTNMKKANVLLHTEL